The genomic window CGCAGGGTCCAGGGGCTGATCCGTCCCCAGCCGTGCGAGGGCCGCTGGTCGCCGTCGGGGCCCGAGCCGAACCAGGGCAGGCACAGGGGGACGCCGCCCCGGATCGCGGTGGCCCCGTCGAAGACGGCCTCGCGGGAGGTGAAGACGACCTCCTTCTCGCCGCGCGGGGCCCAGGAGGTCAGGTGCGCGCCGTGGAGGTAGAGCTCGCCGTGCGCGGCCGGGGCGTCGACGAGGAGACGGTCCTGCCCGCCGCGCCCGGCCGACAGGGCAACGGTGCGCGGGAGGCGCACGCCGTCGGGCGTCACCGGACGGAGGGCGGGACCGACGGCGGCGGACACGGTGGACGCGAGGGAGGCTGCGCTGCGCAGAAGGCTCATGAGGGCACGCTAGTATGCTGGCGAGCGTCCCGTCAGCGAGAGCAAGGCGCCATCCATGACTTCGTCGGTCCACCGACCCACCTCCGGCAGCGCCGGTCCCTTCGACGCGGTGCTCGTCGACCTCGACGGGACGATCACGGACTCGGCGCCCGCCATCCTGTCCTCCTTCGAGGCGGCCCTCACCGAGCTCGGCATCCCCTACGGCTCGCGCGACGAGCTCATGCGTCTCGTCGGTCCACCGCTGTCCGAGGGCTTCCGGCTCTTCGCGGGCCTGACCGGTGAGGCCAACGCGAACGCCGTCGCCGTCTACCGGCGCCACTACCGCGAGCTCATGCTCGGCTCCCCCGTCTACGACGGCGTCCCCACGATCCTGCGCTCCCTCCACGCCCAGGGCGTCCCGATCGGCCTGGCCACCTCCAAGCGCGAGTCGATGGCCGTGCAGATCCTCGAGCACGCGGGCCTCCTGCCCCTCTTCACCGTCACCGCGGGCGCCGACGACGCAGACCAGCACGGCGCCAAGGCGGACGTGATCCGCACCGCGCTCGAGCGTCTCCGCGCCGCCGGGGCCCCCACGGGCCGCGTCGTCCACGTCGGGGACCGCGCCCACGACGTCGACGGCGCCCACGAGGCCGGGGTCGAGTGCGTCGCGGCCCTGTGGGGCTACGGGGACGAGGCCGAGCTCGCCGGCGCCGAGCACCTCGCCCACGACGCCTCCGAGCTGGCGTCCCTCCTCGGGGGTGAGACCGAGTGAGCAGCACCGACGACGAGCGCACCCTCGACGCGCGCCGCCCCTCGGGCGGCGCGCCCGCCGGGGACCCGTCACCGACCGCCAGGGGCGCTGCGACGCCCGATGAGCCCACGCGGCTGAGCGAGGGGGGCGGCACGGCCCTGGTCGACGCCCACGACGCTCCCCCCGGCACGGCCGAGGACGAGGCCGCCGCCTCCCGCTTCCAGTGGGAGGGCGACGTCGCCGCCGTCGAGGTCACGGCCGCGCGGGACCTCGCCCGTCAGCCCGAGGCCGACCGCGACAGCGACCTGTCCCCCGGGCCCCGCGACGGGCACGGCGCCGCGCACGCCCCGGCGGCGTCGGCGGGCGGCGCCGCCTCCCCCGCGCGCGAGGAGTCCCACCGGGCCGCGGGCGCTCTCGGCGGCGGCGCGCGGCTCATCGGGCGCCTGCGCAGCGCGCTCAGCACGCAGATCGAGCGGGCCGACGAGCGCCGGGAGGCGGAGCGTGTCTCGACGCTGCGCTACGACGATGCCGGGCCCGCGCCGGCCCCGGTGGCGGCGCCGCCGCAGGAGACGTCGACGCGCGTGACCGCCCCCGAGGGCATCACGGTGCGGGACGCGGCCCTGCAGTCCCTGCCGCGGTGGCTCGTGCGCGGGGGCCTGGGGGCGTGGCTGCTGCTCGGCATCATCGTCGTGGTGGCACTGGTCTTCCTGGCCACCGCGAAGGTCGTCCCCGTCTTCATCGGCGTCTTCCTGGCGCTCGTCGTCACCGCGATCCTCCACCCGATGGTCGAGCTCCTCGCCCGCGTCATGCCGCGGTACCCGGCGACCTTCATCGGGCTGCTCATGGCTCTGGCGGTCGTCGCCGGCCTCATCACCTACGTCGTCACCTCGGTGGCGAACCAGTGGAGCACGCTCGCGCTGCAGTTCTCCGACGGCATCAACACGATCCTCGACTTCATCGAGCACGGCCCGCTGCCGGTCCACCTGAGCCAGCAGGAGCTGGTGGCTCAGGTGCAGAAGGCGGTCGAGGAGGCGCAGACCTACGTGCAGACCAACGCGCCCTCGCTGGCGAGCGAGGTGCTCGCCAACGCGGGCACGGTCGCGGACGTCTTCGTGGTCCTGGCGCTGGCGCTGTTCACGACGATCTTCTTCCTCGCCTCGGGCGGACGGATGTGGCGCTGGTTCCTCAACGAGCTGCCGGCGACGATGCGCGAGCGCGTCCACCGCGCCGCCGGCGCCGGCTGGTACACCTTCGCCGGCTACGCGCGCGGCACGGTCATCCTGGCCGGGACCGACGCGGTCATGGCGGGGATCTTCCTGCAGATCGTGGGGGTGCCGCTCGCCGCGCCGCTGGCGGTGCTCGTCTTCATCGGCGCCTTCATCCCGATCATCGGGGCGCCCACAGCGATGATCGTCGCGATGATCGTGGCGCTCGCCGCCAAGGGCTTCGTCGCGATGGTGGTCGTGGGGCTGGGAGTGGCGGGCATCGGCCAGATCGAGGGGCACATCCTCCAGCCGCTCATCATGGGCCGTCAGGTCTCGCTGCACCCGGTGGTCGTCATCATCGCGGTGGCGGTGGGCACCTTCTCCATGGGGCTGCTGGGCGCGGTGATCGCGGTGCCGCTCGTCAGCGTCGCATGGTCGGTGTACTCCGAGCTGCACGTCAAGGACGCCCCGGTGGTGGGCGAGCTCCCTGCCTACAACGCGGACCGCAACGCCTGAGGTGTGCACGGGGACGCGGTCCCGTCACGCCCAGTCGCGGCTTCCGGCGGAGACGACGCCCGGGAGGACCTCGAGGTGCTCGGCGAGGAGGGCGGTGACGCCGTCGCCGCCCTCGACGGTGCCGCGCACGATGACGGCGGGCGCACGGCGCCCGACATTGCGGTAACGCTTCCACATGCCGGCCGAGCAGACGACGTTGAGCAGGCCGGTCTCGTCCTCGATGTTGAGGAAGACGGTGCCGGCGGCCGTGTGGGGGCGCTGCCGGTGGGTGACGACTCCGGCGACGCGGACCCGCTGCCCGTCCTCGCGGCGGGCGACCTCGCTGACCGGGATGACGCCGGAGTCCGTGAGGCCCTCGCGCAGGAAGACGGTCGGGTAGGACTCGGCGGAGACTCCGGTGAGGCGCAGGTCGGCGACCTGGCGCTCGTGGGCGGTCATCTCCCGCAGAGCCGGGGCGTGGGCGCCGACGGCGGTGCCTGGCAGGGGCGGCTGGTACCAGGCCTGGACGGGTTCGGCGGGCTGAGCAGCCTGGACGGGTTCGGTGGACTCTGCGGAGAGGGCGGCCCGGGCGGGGTCGTTGGGGTGGGAGCCCTGGAGGGGCGCCGCGCCGGAGCCCGTGCCCGGACCGCGCCCTCCGCTCGGAGCGGTGAGGACCGGACGGGCGCTCCCCCGTCTGCGTCGACTCGTGCGCACGGAGTGCTGCGCACGGCCCTCCCTCTGCGATGACGGTCCGGTCAGGAGGTGACGCTGCCCGTACTCCCCTGCGAGGACGCCGGCGGCCCACAGGGCCTCGCGTCGCTCGACGCCGAGCGAGGCCAGGGCCCCGCAGGCGGCGAGGGTCTCGAGGCGGGCGCGCGAGAGGCGAACGCGGCGGGCGAGGTCGGCGACGTCCGCGTAGGGCCCGTGGGCGTCCCGTTCGGCGACGATCCTCTCGGCGACCTCGTCGCCGAGGCCCTTGACGCGGGCCAGGCCGAGGCGGACCGCGAGGTCGGGGTGGACGTCGAGGCCGGTGAGGGCGTCCGGCGCGGGGCTCAGCGGCGCCCAGGCGGGGTCCTCCGAGCATCCGTCGCCGGATGCCGGGGCGTCGGAGGCCTCACCGGCCGGGCCCGGGCTCCCCGCGGGACGGCGCTCGACGGTCGCCTCCTCCCGGGAGGCGTTGACGTCTGCAGACAGGACGCGCACCCCGTGGCGGCGGGCGTCGGCGACGAGCGTCTGCGGGGACCAGAAGCCCATGGGCTGGGCGGCGAGGACGCCGGCGTAGAAGTCCTCCGGCTTGCGGGCCTTGAGCCAGGCGGAGGCGTAGACGAGGTAGGCGAAGGAGAAGGCGTGGGACTCCGGGAACCCGAAGTCGGCGAAGGCGCGCAGCTTGTCGAAGACGGCCTCCGCGGTGGGCGCGTCGATGCCGCGCCCCGTCATGCCCTCGACGAGGCGGGCGTGGAGGGCCTCCATGCGCTCCACCGAGCGCTTGGAGCCCATGGCCTGACGCAGCGCGTCGGCCTCAGCGGGACTGAAGCCGGCGGCGTCGATGGCGATCTGCATGAGCTGCTCCTGGAAGAGCGGGACGCCGAGGGTCTTCTCCAGGGCGGGTCGCAAGGAGTCGTGCAGGTAGGTGACCTCCTCCCTGCCGAGGCGGCGCCGGATGTAGGGGTTGACGGCGTCGCCCTGGATGGGGCCGGGGCGGATGAGGGCCACCTCGACGACGATGTCGTAGAAGACCTCGGGGCGCAGGCGCGGCAGGGTCGCCATCTGGGCGCGGGACTCGACCTGGAAGACGCCGACCGTGTCCGCGGCCGTGAGGAGCCGGTAGACGGCCGGGTCGTCCTCGGGGAGCGTGTGCAGACCCCAGGGGCGGCCGACCTGGGCGGGGCGCAGGAGCGCGTCGTCGCCCGGGACGCGGGTGCCGTCCGGCAGTCGCCCGACCTCGAGGTCCGGGACGGTCTCCCCGCGCTCGGCGAGGGTGGTGAAGGCCAGGCGCAGGGCGGTGAGCATGCCGAGCCCCAGGAGGTCGAACTTGACCAGGCCGGCGGCGGCGCAGTCGTCCTTGTCCCACTGCAGGACGGTGCGCCCCTCCATGGCGGCCCAGCGCACGGGGCAGACCTCGGTGACGGGCTGCGCGCACAGGACCATGCCGCCGGAGTGGATGCCGAGGTGGCGGGGCAGCAGGAGGAGCCGGTCGGCAACCTCGAGGACCTGCCGCGGGATCGCGTCGGGGTCGGCGGGCGAGGCGTCCGGCGCAGCGCCCGGCTCCCCCGCGCTCGTCGGGGACCCGGCTCCGGGGCGCTCACCGGCGGCTCCGGTTCCCGGTCCCGCGGCACCGGGCACCGGCCCGGCCGGTGCGGCGTCCTGCTCGTCCACGGCGTGCTCGGGCGGGGTGGGCTCGTCGGCCCACTTGCCGGGCGTGCCACGCTTGCGCCCGCGGGACCAGCCGTGATCGATGCCGGAGGCCCAGCGGTCCTGGAGGCCGACGGGGTGGCCGAGGGCGCGCGCGGCGTCGCGCACGGCGGAGCGGGGCCGGTAGGAGATGACGTTGGCGACCTGAGCGGCGTAGTCGCGTCCGTAGCGGGCGTAGACGTCCTGGATGACCTCCTCGCGGCGGCAGGCCTCGATGTCGAGGTCGATGTCCGGGTAGCCGGAGCGGCCCGGGGACAGGAAGCGCTCGAAGAGCATCTTGTGGCGCACGGCGTCCACGGCGGTGATGCCGAGGGCGTAGCAGACCGCGGAGTTGGCGGCGGAGCCACGGCCCTGGCACAGGATCCCGGCGCTCTCGCAGAAGTCGACGATGGAGCGCACGATGAGGAAGTAGCCGGGGAAGTCGAGGGCCTCGATGACGTCGAGCTCGTGGGTGAGGACCTCCCACGACTCCGGGTCCTGCTCGGGGGTGCCGTAGCGCTCCAGGGCGCCGCGGCGGGTGAGCTCGCGCAGCCAGGAGGCGGGCGTGTGCCCCTCGGGGACGTCGGGGGCCGGCAGGTCCGGGACGACGAGGGAGAGGTCGAAGGCGAGGTCGGCCGCGACCTCCGCGGCGGCGCTGACGGCCCATGGGGCGCGGCGGTGCAGGCGGGCCATGTCCTCCGCGCCGCGCAGCCAGCGGCCGACGGCGGGCAGGTGGCCGCGGGCGCCGTCGAGGTCGGTGACGAGGCGGGTGGCGGTGAGGACGTCGGCCAGGCGGGAGTCGCCGGGGCGGGCGCAGCGCACGGCGCCGGTGGCGAGCAGCGGGAGGCGGTGCTCGTGGGCGAGGGAGGTCAGGGCCTGCGTGAGGGCGGCGTCGGCGGGTCCGCCGTCGAGGGCGATCTCGACGGCGAGGGTGGGGCTGGAGGCGGTGACGAGGAGGTCCTTCATCTCCCCCAGGACCCGTGAGGCGGCGGGCAGGTCCCAGGTGTCGGGGCGGTGGGGGTCCCCCAGGGCGCGGCGCAGGGGGCCGTTGGCGGTGCCGGTGAGGACGAGGCAGGCGGGTGCGGCGTCGGGCTCCCCCGGCGGGCGCAGGGCCGCGGCGAGTTCGGGGAGTCGGTGGGCGGGGTCGGTGCGGCGCCCGGCGTCGAGGTTGTGGTGCGAGATCGCGGCGGACAGGCGCCGGTAGCCGAGCGGGCTGCGGGCGAGGACGGGCAGGTGGGAGCCGTCTGCCAGGGTGAGCTCGGCGCCGTGGACGGTGGGGACGCCGTGGGCGCGGCCGGCCTCGGCGTGCTTGACGATGCCGGGCAGGCCGTCGTGGTCGGTGAGGGCGAGGGCCTCGAGGCCGAGCTCGGCCGCGGCGGCGGCGAGGTCCTCGGGCTCGTTGGCGCCGTCGAGGAAGGAGTAGGCGGAGTGGGCGTGGAGCTCCGCGTAGCGGTGCGCGGGACGGCCGACTCCGCCCGCCCTCCCGCTGCTCAGCGACACTTCTTCGAACACGTGTACAGAGTAGCGCGGGGCTCGGACGCGCATCCGGCCCCGTTGCGCCGCACCGGCAGAGCGGGACCGGCGGAGCATGGCCGGGACGACACCGCTCCACCGACACATCCCCCTGGGACGGCCCCGACCCACGACCCGGGCGCCCGGACAGTGGGCCCGTCCAGGTCCGAGGAGCGGGACGGACTACGGTGTCGCCCGGCCACACGAACGACCGACGCCGGGTCCCCGCGACCCGCGCACACCGCGGAAGGCAAGCATGTCCAGCACCCAGCCCGGCGCCCCCACCGCACCCGACGCCGCCACGAGCGGCGAGGGCCTGCGCCGATCCCTGGCGAGCCGCCACCTCACGATGATCGCCATCGGCGGGGCGATCGGCACCGGCCTCTTCGTCGCCTCGGGCGCGACCATCT from Actinomyces radicidentis includes these protein-coding regions:
- a CDS encoding AI-2E family transporter, with product MSPGPRDGHGAAHAPAASAGGAASPAREESHRAAGALGGGARLIGRLRSALSTQIERADERREAERVSTLRYDDAGPAPAPVAAPPQETSTRVTAPEGITVRDAALQSLPRWLVRGGLGAWLLLGIIVVVALVFLATAKVVPVFIGVFLALVVTAILHPMVELLARVMPRYPATFIGLLMALAVVAGLITYVVTSVANQWSTLALQFSDGINTILDFIEHGPLPVHLSQQELVAQVQKAVEEAQTYVQTNAPSLASEVLANAGTVADVFVVLALALFTTIFFLASGGRMWRWFLNELPATMRERVHRAAGAGWYTFAGYARGTVILAGTDAVMAGIFLQIVGVPLAAPLAVLVFIGAFIPIIGAPTAMIVAMIVALAAKGFVAMVVVGLGVAGIGQIEGHILQPLIMGRQVSLHPVVVIIAVAVGTFSMGLLGAVIAVPLVSVAWSVYSELHVKDAPVVGELPAYNADRNA
- the dnaE gene encoding DNA polymerase III subunit alpha — translated: MFEEVSLSSGRAGGVGRPAHRYAELHAHSAYSFLDGANEPEDLAAAAAELGLEALALTDHDGLPGIVKHAEAGRAHGVPTVHGAELTLADGSHLPVLARSPLGYRRLSAAISHHNLDAGRRTDPAHRLPELAAALRPPGEPDAAPACLVLTGTANGPLRRALGDPHRPDTWDLPAASRVLGEMKDLLVTASSPTLAVEIALDGGPADAALTQALTSLAHEHRLPLLATGAVRCARPGDSRLADVLTATRLVTDLDGARGHLPAVGRWLRGAEDMARLHRRAPWAVSAAAEVAADLAFDLSLVVPDLPAPDVPEGHTPASWLRELTRRGALERYGTPEQDPESWEVLTHELDVIEALDFPGYFLIVRSIVDFCESAGILCQGRGSAANSAVCYALGITAVDAVRHKMLFERFLSPGRSGYPDIDLDIEACRREEVIQDVYARYGRDYAAQVANVISYRPRSAVRDAARALGHPVGLQDRWASGIDHGWSRGRKRGTPGKWADEPTPPEHAVDEQDAAPAGPVPGAAGPGTGAAGERPGAGSPTSAGEPGAAPDASPADPDAIPRQVLEVADRLLLLPRHLGIHSGGMVLCAQPVTEVCPVRWAAMEGRTVLQWDKDDCAAAGLVKFDLLGLGMLTALRLAFTTLAERGETVPDLEVGRLPDGTRVPGDDALLRPAQVGRPWGLHTLPEDDPAVYRLLTAADTVGVFQVESRAQMATLPRLRPEVFYDIVVEVALIRPGPIQGDAVNPYIRRRLGREEVTYLHDSLRPALEKTLGVPLFQEQLMQIAIDAAGFSPAEADALRQAMGSKRSVERMEALHARLVEGMTGRGIDAPTAEAVFDKLRAFADFGFPESHAFSFAYLVYASAWLKARKPEDFYAGVLAAQPMGFWSPQTLVADARRHGVRVLSADVNASREEATVERRPAGSPGPAGEASDAPASGDGCSEDPAWAPLSPAPDALTGLDVHPDLAVRLGLARVKGLGDEVAERIVAERDAHGPYADVADLARRVRLSRARLETLAACGALASLGVERREALWAAGVLAGEYGQRHLLTGPSSQREGRAQHSVRTSRRRRGSARPVLTAPSGGRGPGTGSGAAPLQGSHPNDPARAALSAESTEPVQAAQPAEPVQAWYQPPLPGTAVGAHAPALREMTAHERQVADLRLTGVSAESYPTVFLREGLTDSGVIPVSEVARREDGQRVRVAGVVTHRQRPHTAAGTVFLNIEDETGLLNVVCSAGMWKRYRNVGRRAPAVIVRGTVEGGDGVTALLAEHLEVLPGVVSAGSRDWA
- a CDS encoding HAD hydrolase-like protein — encoded protein: MTSSVHRPTSGSAGPFDAVLVDLDGTITDSAPAILSSFEAALTELGIPYGSRDELMRLVGPPLSEGFRLFAGLTGEANANAVAVYRRHYRELMLGSPVYDGVPTILRSLHAQGVPIGLATSKRESMAVQILEHAGLLPLFTVTAGADDADQHGAKADVIRTALERLRAAGAPTGRVVHVGDRAHDVDGAHEAGVECVAALWGYGDEAELAGAEHLAHDASELASLLGGETE